From the Paludisphaera mucosa genome, one window contains:
- a CDS encoding 3-deoxy-D-manno-octulosonic acid transferase encodes MPLVLNVIYVATLILLSPFLVYRMVRSGKYRDGLWEKFSGDAPNRIGEGPCLWFHAVSVGEVLLLRPLVREMARRRPNWEVVISTTTPTGLAVARRTFPELITFYAPFDFSWATRRALGRIRPSVLALVELEVWPNLIRSAKKSGAKVAIINARLSERSHRGYRRLKGPLGPTLHRIDAVAAQDEDYARRFVDLGVPIDRVSVTGSVKFDGLESDRNNARTRELRAELGLSPADLVFVAGSTMEGEEAAALAAYRAARRDHPRLRLVLVPRHAERFEAVARWLEAEGEAVVRRSGGPTAAGGKPTPIILIDSLGELGAVWGLADVAFVGGSLLPGRGGQNMMEPAAYGASVMFGPHTANFRETVAQLLARNAARRVAGAGDLAVRLREDLDDPEVAAARGEAGRRFVLAQHGASGRTLLELDRLVESSHAQKSA; translated from the coding sequence ATGCCGCTGGTTTTGAATGTGATCTACGTCGCGACGCTGATCCTGCTGTCGCCGTTCCTCGTGTATCGGATGGTGCGGTCGGGCAAGTATCGCGACGGCCTCTGGGAGAAGTTCTCGGGGGACGCCCCCAACCGGATCGGCGAGGGGCCCTGCCTCTGGTTCCACGCGGTCAGCGTCGGCGAGGTCTTGCTCCTCCGCCCCCTGGTCCGCGAGATGGCCCGGCGGCGGCCGAACTGGGAGGTCGTGATCTCGACGACCACCCCCACGGGCCTCGCGGTCGCCCGACGGACCTTCCCGGAGCTGATCACCTTCTACGCCCCCTTCGACTTCAGCTGGGCGACCCGTCGCGCCCTGGGGCGGATCCGGCCCTCCGTGCTGGCCCTCGTCGAGCTGGAAGTCTGGCCGAACCTGATCCGATCGGCCAAGAAGTCGGGCGCCAAGGTGGCGATCATCAACGCCCGGCTCAGCGAGCGGAGCCATCGCGGCTACCGCCGGCTGAAGGGACCGCTCGGCCCCACGCTGCACCGGATCGACGCCGTCGCCGCTCAGGACGAGGACTACGCCCGCCGCTTCGTCGACCTGGGCGTGCCGATCGATCGGGTGAGCGTCACCGGGTCGGTGAAGTTCGACGGCCTGGAGAGCGACCGCAACAACGCCCGGACCCGCGAGCTGCGGGCCGAGCTGGGGCTCTCGCCCGCGGACCTCGTGTTCGTCGCCGGCAGCACGATGGAGGGGGAAGAGGCCGCGGCGCTGGCCGCTTATCGGGCGGCGCGTCGGGACCATCCTCGGCTCCGGCTGGTCCTGGTCCCCCGCCACGCCGAGCGGTTCGAGGCCGTCGCCCGCTGGCTCGAGGCCGAGGGCGAGGCGGTCGTCCGCCGCAGCGGCGGGCCGACGGCCGCCGGCGGCAAGCCGACGCCGATCATCCTGATCGACAGCCTGGGCGAGCTGGGGGCGGTCTGGGGCCTGGCCGACGTGGCGTTCGTCGGCGGCAGCCTGCTCCCCGGCCGGGGCGGCCAGAACATGATGGAGCCGGCCGCCTACGGGGCGTCGGTGATGTTCGGGCCCCACACGGCCAACTTCCGCGAGACCGTCGCCCAGCTCCTGGCCCGCAACGCCGCGCGGCGGGTGGCCGGGGCCGGCGACCTGGCGGTGAGGCTCCGCGAGGACCTCGACGATCCCGAGGTCGCCGCGGCGCGAGGCGAGGCCGGCAGGCGGTTCGTGCTGGCCCAGCATGGCGCCTCGGGGCGGACGCTCCTCGAGCTGGACCGCCTGGTGGAATCGTCGCACGCGCAAAAATCGGCTTGA
- a CDS encoding DUF3467 domain-containing protein, producing MSEPETPTPHAQQVTTEVVVDDSGTVPSYSNFCRVTATPEEVILDFGLNPQPFAQGRQDVKANQRLVMNFYTAKRLLTALSMTIQRHEGTFGSIELDVRRRAHVPQQAQTGPKGVVE from the coding sequence ATGAGCGAGCCCGAAACCCCCACGCCGCACGCCCAGCAAGTCACCACCGAGGTCGTCGTCGACGATTCCGGCACGGTGCCGTCGTACTCGAACTTCTGCCGCGTCACGGCCACGCCCGAGGAAGTCATCCTCGACTTCGGCCTGAACCCGCAGCCGTTCGCCCAGGGCCGGCAGGACGTGAAGGCCAACCAGCGGCTGGTCATGAACTTCTACACCGCCAAGCGGCTCCTGACCGCCCTGAGCATGACGATCCAGCGCCACGAGGGGACCTTCGGCTCGATCGAGCTCGACGTCCGTCGCCGGGCCCACGTGCCCCAGCAGGCGCAGACCGGCCCCAAGGGCGTCGTCGAGTAA
- a CDS encoding L-fucose isomerase, protein MSASVKSPWIGRLPKIGIRPAIDGRRRGVRESLDGQVMAMARNAAEFLSSRLKHPTGEPVQCVVADTCIGGVAEAAACADKFAREGVGVSLTVTPCWCYGSETMDMDPLIPKAVWGFNGTERPGAVYLAAVLAAHNQKGLPAFGIYGREVQDAGDSTIPDDVQEKLLRFARAGLAVATMRGKSYLSLGGVSMGIAGSIVDQPLFERHLGMRVECVDMSEVARRIDEEIYDPDEFEKALAWVGAHCKEGKDYNPPAARKSAEAKAADWRTVVKMTLIFRDLMIGNPRLAELGYGEEALGRNAIAGGFQGQRAWTDHAPNGDFSEAILTSSFDWNGVRMPFQFATENDCLNGVGMLLGYLLTNTAQLFADVRTFWSAEAVKRVTGATLEGRAAGGFIHLINSGAATLDGSGEQTRDGKPAMKPFWEIAPEEVDRCLKATTWPAAVSEYFRGGGYSSCYLSKGGMPMTMNRLSLVHGVGPVLQIAEGWSIDLPPAVHEVLNERTNPTWPTTWFVPNTTGEGPFADVYSVMANWSANHGAISYGHIGADLVTLASMLRIPVAMHNVPPERLFRPSAWGLFGALEPQAADYRACTSFGPLYG, encoded by the coding sequence ATGAGCGCGAGCGTGAAGAGTCCGTGGATCGGTCGGCTCCCCAAGATCGGCATTCGGCCGGCGATCGACGGCCGGCGGCGAGGGGTGCGGGAATCGCTGGACGGCCAGGTCATGGCGATGGCCCGCAACGCGGCCGAGTTCCTGTCGTCCCGCCTGAAGCACCCGACGGGCGAGCCGGTGCAGTGCGTGGTGGCCGACACCTGCATCGGCGGCGTGGCCGAGGCCGCCGCCTGCGCCGACAAGTTCGCCCGCGAAGGCGTGGGCGTCTCGCTGACCGTCACCCCCTGCTGGTGCTACGGCAGCGAGACCATGGACATGGACCCGCTGATCCCCAAGGCCGTCTGGGGCTTCAACGGCACCGAGCGGCCCGGCGCGGTCTACCTGGCGGCGGTCCTGGCGGCGCACAACCAGAAGGGCCTGCCGGCCTTCGGCATCTACGGCCGCGAGGTCCAGGACGCCGGCGACTCCACCATCCCCGACGACGTCCAGGAGAAGCTCCTGCGGTTCGCCCGAGCGGGGCTGGCGGTCGCCACGATGCGCGGCAAGTCGTACCTCTCGCTGGGCGGCGTCTCGATGGGCATCGCCGGCTCGATCGTCGACCAGCCGCTGTTCGAACGCCACCTCGGCATGCGCGTCGAGTGCGTCGACATGAGCGAGGTCGCCCGGCGGATCGACGAGGAGATCTACGACCCCGACGAGTTCGAGAAGGCCCTCGCCTGGGTCGGCGCCCACTGCAAGGAGGGGAAGGATTACAACCCCCCCGCGGCGCGGAAGTCGGCCGAGGCCAAGGCCGCCGACTGGCGGACGGTCGTCAAGATGACGCTCATCTTCCGCGACCTGATGATCGGCAACCCCCGGCTCGCCGAGCTGGGCTACGGCGAGGAGGCCCTGGGCCGCAACGCCATCGCGGGGGGCTTCCAGGGCCAGCGGGCCTGGACCGACCACGCCCCCAACGGCGACTTCTCGGAAGCGATCCTGACCTCGTCGTTCGACTGGAACGGCGTCCGCATGCCCTTCCAGTTCGCCACCGAGAACGACTGCCTCAACGGCGTCGGCATGCTGCTGGGCTACCTGCTGACGAACACGGCGCAGCTCTTCGCCGACGTGCGGACGTTCTGGAGCGCCGAGGCCGTGAAGCGAGTCACCGGCGCGACGCTCGAAGGCCGGGCGGCCGGCGGCTTCATCCACCTGATCAACTCGGGCGCGGCCACGCTCGACGGCAGCGGCGAGCAGACCCGCGACGGCAAGCCTGCGATGAAGCCGTTCTGGGAGATCGCCCCCGAGGAGGTCGACCGCTGCCTCAAGGCGACGACCTGGCCGGCGGCGGTCTCGGAGTACTTCCGGGGCGGCGGCTATTCGTCGTGCTACCTTTCGAAGGGGGGGATGCCGATGACGATGAACCGGCTCAGCCTGGTCCACGGCGTCGGCCCGGTGCTGCAGATCGCCGAGGGCTGGTCGATCGACCTGCCGCCGGCGGTCCACGAGGTCCTCAACGAGCGGACGAACCCCACCTGGCCGACGACCTGGTTCGTGCCCAACACGACCGGCGAGGGCCCGTTCGCCGACGTGTACAGCGTCATGGCGAACTGGAGCGCGAACCACGGGGCGATCAGCTACGGCCACATCGGGGCCGACCTGGTCACGCTGGCCTCGATGCTGCGGATCCCGGTGGCGATGCACAACGTCCCGCCCGAGAGGCTGTTCCGCCCCAGCGCCTGGGGCCTGTTCGGCGCCCTGGAGCCGCAGGCCGCCGACTACCGGGCCTGCACGAGCTTCGGCCCGCTCTACGGCTGA